In the genome of Fulvivirga maritima, one region contains:
- a CDS encoding PH domain-containing protein — MDISTYAIPVVVLIIMMFLMSASKKQPKVDDKGNVILKLPIFYLIVGLLAVFGAVAVLVYGLINHEPESPFALLFTVVLILGLAVPLLLMGLNFRLIIKDAGVEQRTMLGKTKAIEWSDIQDVSFGKVSLELKIISNNNKIKVHMHSIGFGTLLEAIESHTDFNRIKIGIPQ, encoded by the coding sequence ATGGATATCTCTACCTATGCCATCCCTGTAGTTGTCTTAATAATCATGATGTTTTTAATGTCAGCATCTAAGAAGCAGCCTAAGGTGGATGACAAGGGTAATGTCATATTGAAATTGCCTATTTTCTATTTAATAGTTGGGCTGTTAGCAGTATTTGGAGCTGTGGCCGTGTTGGTATATGGCTTAATCAACCATGAACCAGAGAGTCCGTTTGCTTTGCTGTTTACAGTAGTGTTGATATTGGGTTTAGCGGTGCCGTTATTGTTAATGGGCTTGAATTTCCGCTTAATAATAAAAGATGCAGGCGTAGAGCAGCGCACCATGCTGGGTAAAACCAAGGCTATAGAGTGGTCTGATATTCAGGATGTTTCTTTTGGTAAAGTATCGCTAGAATTGAAAATCATTAGCAATAACAATAAGATAAAAGTGCATATGCACTCTATAGGTTTTGGCACCTTATTAGAAGCTATAGAGTCTCATACCGATTTTAACAGAATTAAAATCGGTATTCCACAGTAG
- the purE gene encoding 5-(carboxyamino)imidazole ribonucleotide mutase, protein MSKAQVGIIMGSQSDLKVMKEAAEILEELEVEYELTIVSAHRTPERMVSYAEGARDKGLKVIIAGAGGAAHLPGMVSSMTTLPVIGVPVKSSNSIDGWDSVLSILQMPGGIPVATVALDGAKNAGILAAEMIGAFDDKVADNLAKYKKQLKDKVLESAKSLETKGWRGGKIGFQ, encoded by the coding sequence ATGAGTAAGGCGCAAGTAGGAATTATTATGGGTAGCCAGTCAGACCTAAAAGTGATGAAGGAGGCTGCTGAAATATTAGAAGAACTGGAGGTGGAATATGAACTTACCATTGTTTCTGCCCACCGTACGCCAGAGCGAATGGTGAGTTATGCTGAAGGAGCCAGAGACAAAGGTCTTAAAGTAATTATTGCTGGTGCAGGCGGAGCCGCTCACTTACCTGGGATGGTGTCTTCTATGACTACCCTACCGGTAATAGGTGTGCCTGTTAAGTCCAGTAACTCTATTGATGGCTGGGATTCTGTATTATCTATTTTACAGATGCCAGGTGGCATACCTGTGGCTACTGTGGCGTTAGATGGAGCAAAAAATGCCGGTATCTTAGCTGCAGAGATGATTGGTGCCTTTGATGATAAGGTGGCCGATAATCTTGCTAAATATAAAAAGCAATTGAAAGATAAAGTACTGGAGTCTGCTAAGAGCCTTGAAACCAAAGGGTGGAGAGGAGGAAAAATAGGATTCCAATAA
- a CDS encoding 5-(carboxyamino)imidazole ribonucleotide synthase, translating into MSASVQTQKLGILGGGQLGRMLIQSALDFNIDIHILDPDENAPCKNVASTFTVGSLKEYDTVYNFGKDLDIISIEIESVNVEALKKLQAEGKKVFPQPEVIELIQDKRVQKQFYKDKGIPTADFILTDTKEAVQQNADFLPAVNKLGKEGYDGRGVQILRTEDDLKKAFEAPSLLEKLINFKKEIAVIVARNEKGDINTFPVVELVFHPEANLVEYLFAPAEIADEVDKKAKAIATEVIKELDMVGLLAVEMFVTQDDEVLVNEIAPRPHNSGHQTIEANFTSQYEQHLRAIFNLPLGNTDLVLPSAMVNLLGEEGFTGIAKYEGLDETIATKGVHVHLYGKKITKPFRKMGHVTIVEADVELLKEKVDFVKNTLKVKA; encoded by the coding sequence ATGTCCGCATCAGTTCAAACACAAAAATTAGGCATACTCGGAGGAGGCCAGTTGGGTCGTATGCTTATACAATCTGCTTTAGATTTTAATATTGATATTCATATTCTGGATCCTGATGAAAATGCACCATGTAAAAATGTGGCAAGCACTTTCACCGTGGGTTCATTGAAAGAATATGATACGGTTTATAATTTCGGTAAGGATCTGGATATTATCAGTATCGAGATTGAAAGCGTAAATGTAGAAGCTTTGAAAAAGCTGCAGGCAGAAGGGAAAAAAGTATTTCCTCAGCCAGAGGTGATAGAGCTTATACAAGATAAAAGGGTACAAAAGCAGTTTTATAAAGATAAAGGAATACCTACGGCTGACTTTATACTTACAGATACGAAAGAGGCCGTACAACAGAACGCTGATTTTCTGCCTGCAGTTAATAAGTTGGGCAAAGAAGGCTATGATGGTCGTGGGGTGCAGATATTACGTACTGAAGATGATTTAAAAAAGGCCTTTGAAGCACCTAGTTTGCTTGAGAAGTTGATCAATTTTAAGAAAGAAATAGCTGTAATAGTAGCTCGAAATGAAAAGGGAGATATAAACACCTTTCCTGTGGTGGAACTTGTTTTTCACCCGGAAGCTAATTTGGTGGAATACCTTTTTGCTCCGGCAGAAATTGCTGATGAAGTGGATAAAAAGGCAAAAGCTATCGCTACAGAGGTGATCAAAGAGTTGGATATGGTAGGTCTTTTAGCGGTAGAAATGTTTGTTACTCAAGATGATGAGGTATTGGTTAATGAGATAGCACCAAGGCCCCATAATAGCGGTCATCAAACTATAGAAGCTAATTTCACCTCACAATATGAGCAGCACCTGAGGGCCATTTTTAATCTACCTTTAGGTAATACTGATTTGGTTTTACCTTCAGCTATGGTAAATTTATTGGGCGAGGAAGGATTTACCGGTATAGCCAAGTACGAAGGGTTAGATGAAACTATAGCTACAAAAGGTGTTCATGTACATTTATATGGAAAAAAGATCACTAAGCCATTTCGCAAAATGGGGCATGTAACCATAGTGGAAGCAGATGTAGAACTGCTTAAAGAAAAAGTTGATTTCGTTAAAAATACATTAAAAGTAAAAGCATAG
- a CDS encoding peptidylprolyl isomerase, which produces MSTKNLSLLWLLGAIMCIAACESTVQKPVTHANLFSDSTIVEIYDLADRRDTEALLAYLDSDNPKYRELAAEAFGSVQDSMAIPKLGVVLNDDNAKVRKAAAYALGQTYDSSSVKLLAQALSGEDSVMVKNELLEALGKVVTQPQIELLYKRPIDDDIKQGLAWGLYRAGLRSVHDGVTTEWAVNLLDSGNSYLTRLGAAHYLARTQGLDLNKYKKTIVSAFTRDQSENVKMALAAALKNITTKDVVELLSKEIIGDNDYRVKVNALRVLYNYDYEDIKVALYNGLTDKNVNVAITAADLIYEKADSSDEVYITEAALKAANWRVKATLLGTALKITDSKSDIFRQIKEQYESSDNPYFKAALLTALSDYLKGYEYIITKTFAAEHPAISTAGMEALASLRMQPSFPDELKPAFADIFKQAMETGDIAMVAITSTLFSDTTYHFKEEYDSINFLYTAKSKLSLPKDNEALQVLNKTIAYFEGKDEVPVTVNEFNHPIDWDLIKDLPQNQEVLVKTDKGDITMRFLVNEAPGSVANFVQLAKSGYFNGKNFHRVVPNFVVQGGCNRGDGYGGENYSIRSEMANLRYQEGSVGMASAGKDTEGTQWFITHSPTPHLDGRYTIFAQVTDGMEVVHQVEVGTVIQSVEVIGSKQK; this is translated from the coding sequence GTGTCAACTAAAAACTTATCCTTATTATGGCTACTTGGAGCTATCATGTGTATAGCCGCCTGTGAATCTACAGTACAGAAGCCTGTTACCCATGCTAACCTGTTTTCTGATTCTACTATAGTAGAGATCTACGACCTGGCGGATAGGCGTGATACTGAAGCTTTACTCGCTTACCTGGATAGCGATAATCCAAAATATCGAGAGCTGGCCGCTGAGGCCTTCGGCTCTGTGCAAGATAGTATGGCTATACCCAAATTGGGTGTTGTGCTTAATGATGATAATGCCAAAGTAAGGAAGGCCGCCGCTTATGCCTTGGGGCAGACTTATGATAGCAGTTCAGTTAAACTTTTGGCCCAGGCCCTTAGTGGAGAAGATAGCGTAATGGTGAAAAATGAGCTTTTAGAGGCTTTGGGTAAAGTGGTAACACAACCTCAGATTGAACTTTTGTATAAGCGTCCTATTGATGATGATATTAAGCAAGGCCTGGCTTGGGGCTTGTATAGAGCAGGACTCAGGAGCGTGCATGATGGTGTTACTACCGAGTGGGCGGTAAACCTTTTAGATAGTGGTAATTCTTATCTTACTCGTTTGGGAGCGGCTCATTATTTGGCAAGAACTCAGGGCTTGGATTTAAATAAATATAAAAAGACCATTGTTTCAGCATTTACCAGAGATCAATCAGAGAATGTGAAAATGGCTCTTGCAGCTGCTCTTAAAAATATTACTACCAAAGATGTAGTGGAGCTTTTGTCTAAAGAGATTATAGGAGATAATGACTACCGTGTTAAGGTAAATGCCTTGAGAGTACTGTATAATTATGACTACGAAGATATAAAAGTGGCCTTGTATAATGGACTGACTGATAAAAATGTTAATGTGGCTATTACGGCCGCAGATCTGATTTATGAAAAGGCAGATTCTTCAGATGAAGTTTATATTACGGAAGCAGCATTAAAGGCGGCTAACTGGAGAGTAAAAGCAACATTGCTCGGCACAGCCTTGAAAATAACCGATAGCAAATCAGATATTTTCAGACAAATAAAAGAGCAGTATGAAAGTAGTGACAATCCATATTTTAAAGCTGCTTTATTAACAGCACTGTCAGATTATCTGAAAGGGTATGAGTACATTATCACCAAAACCTTTGCAGCAGAGCATCCGGCTATTTCCACTGCTGGCATGGAAGCATTGGCATCTTTAAGAATGCAACCCTCATTTCCTGATGAGCTAAAACCTGCGTTTGCTGATATTTTTAAGCAAGCAATGGAAACCGGAGATATTGCTATGGTGGCTATTACTTCCACGCTTTTTTCTGACACTACTTATCATTTTAAGGAAGAATATGATAGTATCAATTTTCTTTACACAGCTAAATCAAAGCTTTCTCTGCCTAAAGACAATGAGGCACTGCAAGTCTTAAATAAAACCATTGCTTACTTTGAAGGGAAGGATGAAGTGCCTGTGACTGTAAATGAATTTAATCACCCTATAGACTGGGATCTGATTAAGGACCTACCTCAAAATCAGGAAGTTTTAGTGAAAACAGATAAAGGTGATATTACTATGAGGTTTTTGGTTAATGAGGCCCCTGGTTCAGTGGCTAATTTTGTGCAACTGGCAAAAAGCGGGTATTTCAATGGCAAAAATTTTCATAGGGTAGTCCCTAACTTCGTGGTTCAAGGCGGCTGTAACCGAGGAGATGGTTATGGCGGAGAAAATTATTCTATTCGTTCTGAGATGGCCAATCTTCGGTATCAGGAAGGATCGGTGGGTATGGCCTCTGCTGGTAAAGATACAGAAGGCACGCAGTGGTTTATTACTCATTCTCCTACTCCACATTTAGATGGCAGATATACTATATTTGCACAAGTGACCGATGGCATGGAGGTGGTACACCAAGTAGAGGTAGGTACTGTTATTCAGTCGGTAGAAGTAATAGGAAGTAAACAAAAATAA
- a CDS encoding CNNM domain-containing protein — MGLLIIYLLLAILISFLCSVLEAVLLSITPSYIASLKEKGKYALSEKLGKMKDEIDKPLAAILSFNTIAHTVGAAGVGAQAAIVFGDEYLGVVSAVLTILILIFSEIIPKTIGANYWKSLGRFTASTLKVLIFLMYPLVLLSQGITKLLSNDEVKSSISRDEVSAMADIGHKEGIFQEMESRMLKNMVRFRNITAEDIMTPRTVMIMVRESHTILNLYKNKDFSKFSRIPVFSENRDDITGYVHKNDVLTEMAEDNHEKKLYEIKRDITMISKDIRLPVLLDQFLESKEHIALATDRYGGVSGLLTMEDVMETLLGEEIMDEYDNVEDMQEYARIRWKKKGHETRHN, encoded by the coding sequence ATGGGCTTACTCATTATATATCTGCTATTAGCAATACTCATTTCCTTTCTATGCTCAGTGCTGGAGGCTGTCTTACTTTCTATTACACCTTCCTATATAGCCTCTTTAAAAGAAAAAGGCAAATATGCTTTGAGTGAAAAGCTTGGTAAAATGAAAGATGAAATAGACAAGCCCCTTGCTGCCATCCTTTCTTTTAACACCATAGCACACACTGTAGGGGCAGCAGGAGTAGGAGCTCAAGCAGCCATTGTATTTGGAGACGAATATCTGGGAGTGGTATCTGCTGTACTTACTATTCTCATTTTAATTTTTTCAGAAATAATACCGAAAACTATAGGGGCAAATTATTGGAAGTCTCTGGGCAGGTTCACTGCTTCAACACTGAAAGTTCTTATCTTCCTCATGTACCCGCTAGTGCTTTTGTCTCAAGGCATAACAAAATTACTTTCTAATGACGAAGTTAAATCTTCTATCAGCCGAGATGAAGTTTCTGCCATGGCAGATATAGGACACAAAGAAGGCATCTTTCAGGAAATGGAATCTCGAATGCTTAAAAACATGGTGAGATTCAGAAATATTACCGCCGAAGACATAATGACCCCAAGAACAGTAATGATAATGGTCAGAGAAAGCCATACCATCTTAAACCTGTATAAGAATAAAGATTTTTCAAAATTTTCCAGGATTCCGGTCTTTTCTGAAAACCGAGATGACATTACCGGTTATGTACATAAAAATGATGTACTCACCGAGATGGCAGAAGATAATCATGAAAAAAAACTTTATGAAATAAAAAGAGACATTACCATGATCTCAAAAGATATTCGGCTGCCTGTTTTGTTAGATCAATTTCTGGAAAGCAAAGAGCATATTGCACTGGCCACCGATAGGTATGGAGGGGTTTCCGGACTGCTCACCATGGAAGATGTAATGGAAACTTTACTAGGCGAAGAAATCATGGATGAGTATGATAATGTGGAAGATATGCAAGAGTATGCCAGGATAAGATGGAAAAAAAAGGGCCATGAAACTCGGCATAATTGA